The Arctopsyche grandis isolate Sample6627 chromosome 12, ASM5162203v2, whole genome shotgun sequence genome includes the window caaatatgtcaaATAAATTTGGATTTATGAGGAACTGTTATGACAAAAGAAATATAACCAAATAATATAAgtatagtaataaaattttggttaggtGTAGTATTAGGTGTAGAGCAGAcattgttatgtatgtacatacacacatatgtaaaatCAAAGCGCACGCAAaatattctatgtatatttataagatagaaaataaatacacgtaAGAGTAAATTATTGTACATGTGAATGTGTGATCCTCAATACGAGTTTGTGTTTGACAGACAGACactaattcaattttttaaatcctttatattttaatatataatatgtgtagtCGGAAGTATAacttatatagtatataattggaggtgtaaaatttaaaatcttattaaagaaatgaataatttaattcgAGCAATAAAATTCAGCTTAATATTTGAGACATTCATTTTGGATGAAAATGTATGCAGAAGCAAAAGgcataaaataatacttttgaattacacttaaaaaaaaaaaaaaagaaaggttCGTTTTcgtctcatacatatgtacatatgtaatgagtaaaatatattattaccgAATATGCCAGGCAGAGTGCATTCAACGAAATAAATactgactgactgactgacGAAAATTATTGAACTAGCAATAACAGAGAGAAAAAATACAACACTATGTGTGGGtttttatattatcattattaacaTTAATATCTTTGTTAATGTTTAAACacaattgaaaaattcattctATTACAACATAGAAAAACAAAATGTgcagtttattattatatgtcgaTCAAGTGattgatacacacacacacacacacacacacactttgaTTTTAGAATCTAATGTTAAAAGGTAAAGcatgttaataaaataatataattatacgtGAGTGTGGGTGtgggggtgtgtgtgtgtgtgtgtgtgtgtgtgtgtgtttgtgtatgtgtgtatgtgtgtgtatacatatatatatatatagatatatatatatatatataataataataaagataaaaagtTAACGATTTCTTTGGGGTTCTTTCAACTTATATAACACTCTATGTTATTATTTTCACTCGAAACTTTTTCACTATGGAAATGTTTAAAAACAGCTGGAAAAATGCCATGTGCAAGAATTCGGGGCACATTCCAGATTTTCACTGTTGATCACTGAAATAACGAATTTTATCACTTGAAGACTTGATGATGTTCTCCCAAGCTggaaaataaaagtgaaaaaagaGTTTAACGTCATGTGTGTACATTATTAAATGTGTTGTAAAAAGTTGTAAAACAACACATACCCATTCCGACGTAATGAACGATTCTGTCGAGGTTGTAAATGTCTTTTGAAGTGGCAGTCGGTGCGAGATATCTCAACGCCTTGTCTCCTCCGACGCAAGTTTCCACCACTTGACCTTCACCTTGAATGACTTTGTCCTTTGACGTGTCATTCGCATCTTCAGTCTTGGGGCAGCACGGAGGATCGGCTGCATCCGAACAATTACTTTTACTAACAAATTTAATGCCATCTTTGACGGTGGCTCTACTCGATTTTTTGGAATGTTTAGAGTCATCGCTCACGACTTTCGATTTATCGCTGGACTCTCTAAATGGTTTTTCGTTGATAGCGGGAAAGTCAATGTTAGAATTATACACTACGGTGGAGGGGGGCGAATCGTTCACTCGGACGTTGTTATTGTTATTGGTGGAGTCCGAGTATTCGACGGTATCAGATCCTTGGGCGATTTCACCGTTTATCAGCTGTTCGTTGATGTCGAAGCCGAACGTAATGCCGTTCATATTTTGAATGTCGTCCGAGGACCTGTTGGGCTCCTCGTTCATGATGATCACCGGCGGCCGACTTTCGAACGATTGATTGATTTCGGCGGCGAGCGGCAGCACTACGTCCGGAGGCTTACTGGGGTTGTCGATTTTGTTATTCGagtgattaattttattagGCTTTGCGTTTGCGAAAGTATTACTATTGAGTACGTTTTCGGCGACACTATTCACGGCACGGTAGTCCACGTACTGTTCGGAGATACAGTTTGCATCGTCGCCGCTGACGGTCGCCACACTGCCACTTGTGACCGTTTCGTCCTTGCTCTTACTATCGAATGGTTTCGTCGATTCGTCTCCTTGCTTTTCATTGTACATTTTATGATTCTGAAACTTGTTGTCGACTTTCGATTTCACGGTGATTTTGTTGCACATCTTTTGTCGCGATTCTAGAGCAGGATATTGTTCGCGAATGTACGTCTTGTGAATGTTCAGATCCGGTTGGTTGCCCAAATCCAAGCAGTTGGCCTTGATAGATTTGGTTTTATCGTAGTCGTTGGAATTCTCCTTTAGCAGAAGGTTCTTGGTGTTTTCGACAGATATGTCGAAATGTTTGTCTTGAATTGTGACATCGTTGGTGTAATAGTTGCAAGACTCGATGAGATCGGGAAAATTGTGTTGACGACTGACGGGCGGGGCGGAGGGTGGGGGAGAAACGGGTGGAGCGGCGCGGGCCATGTCAGCGTACGAGGCTTGAAATCGTTCACCAGACGCGTCGGCGGGCAGAGAGTGAACTGAATCTAAATCATCGTTAGAATCATTACTCTTGTCGGATGgcggagacgaaacggaaggaTGGGCTCCGTTGCCAAAGCGCTTGTACAGCGTATCTCGTTCTTGATTGGAGCGTCCCCCGTTCGACGGTCTCATGTTCTGCACGTTGTGAGCGTAGAAGTTTGGCCTGTTGCGACCCTCATCACTGGGACTGTGACGCTTTCTGATTTTCTTCTTCTTAGTGACAGTCTGAAAATCGGACGTTTCGATGGCGTAAAACGGATCGTAGTCGATTATCGAAATGTCCAATTCCGCCGGAGATGCTTTGGATTTCTTCTGTTTGGTCATTGAAATGCTGGAAGTAGAAGCGATCAGATCAGTAGGCGTCGTCCGGTCATCCGAATCGTTATTTCTATTGTCTGTTTTACAATAAGGCTCGGATTCGTCGCTACACCACGATCTTCTCTCGTTGTTCTTGCCGTTTGAAACAGACGCCGACTCAAACACACATGTCTTTTTAGTTTTACGAAAAGAGAGCGAATCCTTGGGAGAAGTGAGATCGTCGAATTTCCTGCGAGATAGTTCTTCCATAGAATTGGCTCTCTTCAGCTTTGTCTCCAGCTTGTCCTTGACTCGGCGCTCCGTAGACCTCTTTTTACTACTCTTGTCGTGATCGTTGTCATCCTTGGACTTGTTTATCGTTACTTTCCCGTTGATTCCGATTCCAGTATTCGACTTTGATTGATTTTTGCCATGATGTTTCACATTATCCGCATCGGATTCGATAAATTTGATGATGTCGTCCAATTTTTCGTCACCTCGATAGCCATCTATCAACTCGGCGAGAGTTTgcgtttcatttttatataattttttacgttTCTTTTGATTCTTCTGATTCGGTTGACTAGTTCCCGTGATTGAGCCTATATTTTGCACAGCGTTGTAGTTTTCGTCGAAATTTTtctatgaaaaagaaaaaacgcACAACAACATAAGTGGCGAAATAAATTGCGTGTTACAAGTAatgagtaaaaataaaaaaaaaaacaaaccttaTCGGACTCGTGTTGAAATTGATGGGATTGTGACTGAAGAATGTTGATAACGTTTAAATGCGTATTGGGTATGACGGGGAAAGCATTAGAAGTGGCGCTGTTTGTGGGGCTATTTCCATCGATACTCGTAGGACCCGTCACACTTCGAACGGCACAATAGCTCGAAGGTAATTGCAGAGGTTTAGTCTCCAAGACGGAAGAAGGTGGAGTTTGAGTTACTGCAGGTGAAGTAATGCACCCATGATTTGAATCGACCAAATTCAGAGCATTCGAACTTCGATCTGTGACTGCCGCCTCACCGCTCATACTAGGcgagactatttctaatgtggTTCTAGATGTATAACTCGGTATGTGTGAATTTTTCTGCGGCCTAAAAATGAAtcgcaataaaatattttgaacgtacaatatacatatgtacgtacgtacagtaattaaaatttacctAATATAATCCATCTCCGTTCCCTCATCATCGTCAAAATATCCAGATATATAAGTCGGCTGCGGGCTACTGGCGGTGGGATGTTGAACGGGCGGAGAAGAAACGCGATCGCTCTCGTCGGTAGCTACGCTCAAAACCATATAATCTGGATTAGGAGGCTCGCCTAAGGGCGGTGGATTTATACATTTCACGGTAGCAATGTAATCATTTCCACTTATTCTAGGTTTGATCCCCCCACTCGTTCCGCAGCGCACGTCTTCCAAAAACGTGCCAAAGTATTGCTAAAACATAAACAGCAGTGTGATTCTCAAAACAGTGGCGACGCGCGAAAGTGTACACgtacaaataatacataaacatacTTGATCGACGTTGGCGGGAAGACTGCCGCCGTGCAAGGATCGGGCGGAGACGGGAACCGGACGACGGTGACGTGCATGAGGTCGCGGCAAACGAGCGTCCGCTCCGCTACCTGCGCCCGCCAAATCTTGAAGAGAACCGCTGTGTGGAAAGTGAGTTAAACTACGTTTGGCACGTCCACGCTTACCACAATTGGCCCCGATCGATCCGATACTGCTGCAAGCCAATTGAAGCTCTTCTTCCGAAGCCTGTTCAGCTTTGTACAGAAGATTCTAAAAGTAGTTTCAATGTTATTAAATATagattatatacacatatagcaTAAAATTGTGTAAAAACGTGAACCGACGAACCTTAAACAGAGAACTTTTCCCTTCTCGATCCTTGGGTCGTTTGTAAGTCACGGCTTCGTCTAACAGTGCGCGTAGCtgcttttcatttaaattttccaacTGCCCACTGTCTTCGCATAATATCTGTAACGGAAACGGAACGATTGTCGGTAATTTAATTCTGAAATAGTACAAATTATAGTATATTTCGTCAAATTGCATATTTTGTCACGACAAATTagcttttaaatatacacatacgagcgagagagagagagagagtgcaAACTcggctaaaatataatatgctgTAAGTGCATAAATATCGAAATCACTGCAAGTATCAGCACACGTCGTGTGACTCTGTAAGAATTGTCGATCGATCTTTACGTTTACGTTTTATTGCAATGAAATAAATGTAGGTACAAATAAGTCGGCACGACACACTCGCGTTCACTTTCACACTACCTACACTGCGCACTATACTACGTTACGTTTGATTATCGTTCATCACCGTTGCGATAATTGCCGGGCGAGAGAACTGGCGTTTCTCAACGTGCGtacaatatcaaattaaataaaaaattcgacGAGTCGTACTCTCTAAATCGAacgcttaaatttattaatcggCGAGATAACCTCAACATCGAACTGCTGATAAACGATGACCCTGTCAAACGACCGATCACTCGACAACAGCCGTTGAAATGCGAAACTCACCGTAGTGCTCATAGTGCCGTTTGTTCCCTTAAATGTACTTTTTCTCGATCCGAGTCGAAATTCACTTTTCGTTCGACGTACGGTgctactagtatttttaaacagTTTGCTGAATATATTCTCATTCAGCATGCAATATGCAACCTATGTGCCGAATCGACAACGCAGGATACACATTGACAACATGGTACGGCAATAGAGAACGAGTCGCTCGGTGGAAGAAGCGATATGTCGCGTACCTCGCACCAATCGGTTCGTTTGTGCGAACGAAACGCGGAAATTTTGCCGAATTCGTAAATCGAAACGAAAACCGAGAAGTTACATGTCAACGTACAACGTTTCTGTACATTTCaacttgttttttatttagGAAACGAAATAATCGTGTCGCATTTTAACCCCCTTGACCGTCATGTTttcgggagggggggggggggggtcgaacGGTTTGGGGGCTCCCTGCGGGCGATCTATTCTATGGGAAGTTACGACCGACCTCTCCTCGGGAGCACTCTTCGAACAATTACATAATTGAAGGCGAGCGAGCGCGTAGAAAACGTTCGGAGGGTGCGAAGACGATGAAAGCGAAAGCGAAAGCGAAATCGGCGGGTTCGTTTAAATCTTCGTGGCGAGGCACGTCGTGGCGAGGCGAAAAGCGAAAATGTTGACAGGCGACAGAAGAGGCGCGAAACGTCACACGAGCCGACGACTATCGGACTATCGGACTATTCACGCGGTCCGCTTTGTCTCTAAATGCGATCGTGACGAATCAAAATCAGAGTgaagtaagaaaaaaaatggcatACGCGAATCGGCGAGTCGGCGAATCCGAATGTCGAACGCTCGAACGTTCCAGAGAGCGGGGAAGAGCGAACTGTCAAAAGTGCGGAGAGGGGAGGGGAAGGTGGGGGAGGGGTGGAGTGGAGGTGGAAGTGGCAGCACTGCACTTGACTGCATCGAGCACGGCCGCGGAGGCGAGGGGAGTGGCGGGGAGGGGAGGGGAAAGAAAGAGCGAGAGAGACTGACCTCGTGGGGCGCAGAGgcgggggcggcgggggcgacCGCTACGGGGGCGGAGGCCGAGGCGGTCGAGGGCGCAGCCGCAGCCGCAGCCGTAGAGGCGGAGGCGGACGTAGACGCAGACTGGTGTCGATCTCGATCTCGATCTCGATCTCGATCTCGTTCCCGATCCCGATCCCGCTGGCGCTCCCGCTCCCGCTCGGGCGGGGTGGGCGGGGAGGGCGGCATGTGTGCGGGCGGGGAGGGCGGTGGGCGGGAGGCGGCAATCAGCGGACGCGCGGCGGCGGCCGCAGCATCCCGCGGAGCCGCCGAGCCGCCGAGCCGCTGAGCCGCGAACCGCGAGCCGCGAAACCGCGAAGCCGCCCGCCGCTAACGCGCGCGGCTATGCCCGCCGATCGATGTGCCGCGGCCGCCCTCGCGA containing:
- the LOC143919826 gene encoding uncharacterized protein LOC143919826 → MPPSPPTPPERERERQRDRDRERDRDRDRDRDRHQSASTSASASTAAAAAAPSTASASAPVAVAPAAPASAPHEILCEDSGQLENLNEKQLRALLDEAVTYKRPKDREGKSSLFKNLLYKAEQASEEELQLACSSIGSIGANCGKRGRAKRSLTHFPHSGSLQDLAGAGSGADARLPRPHARHRRPVPVSARSLHGGSLPANVDQQYFGTFLEDVRCGTSGGIKPRISGNDYIATVKCINPPPLGEPPNPDYMVLSVATDESDRVSSPPVQHPTASSPQPTYISGYFDDDEGTEMDYIRPQKNSHIPSYTSRTTLEIVSPSMSGEAAVTDRSSNALNLVDSNHGCITSPAVTQTPPSSVLETKPLQLPSSYCAVRSVTGPTSIDGNSPTNSATSNAFPVIPNTHLNVINILQSQSHQFQHESDKKNFDENYNAVQNIGSITGTSQPNQKNQKKRKKLYKNETQTLAELIDGYRGDEKLDDIIKFIESDADNVKHHGKNQSKSNTGIGINGKVTINKSKDDNDHDKSSKKRSTERRVKDKLETKLKRANSMEELSRRKFDDLTSPKDSLSFRKTKKTCVFESASVSNGKNNERRSWCSDESEPYCKTDNRNNDSDDRTTPTDLIASTSSISMTKQKKSKASPAELDISIIDYDPFYAIETSDFQTVTKKKKIRKRHSPSDEGRNRPNFYAHNVQNMRPSNGGRSNQERDTLYKRFGNGAHPSVSSPPSDKSNDSNDDLDSVHSLPADASGERFQASYADMARAAPPVSPPPSAPPVSRQHNFPDLIESCNYYTNDVTIQDKHFDISVENTKNLLLKENSNDYDKTKSIKANCLDLGNQPDLNIHKTYIREQYPALESRQKMCNKITVKSKVDNKFQNHKMYNEKQGDESTKPFDSKSKDETVTSGSVATVSGDDANCISEQYVDYRAVNSVAENVLNSNTFANAKPNKINHSNNKIDNPSKPPDVVLPLAAEINQSFESRPPVIIMNEEPNRSSDDIQNMNGITFGFDINEQLINGEIAQGSDTVEYSDSTNNNNNVRVNDSPPSTVVYNSNIDFPAINEKPFRESSDKSKVVSDDSKHSKKSSRATVKDGIKFVSKSNCSDAADPPCCPKTEDANDTSKDKVIQGEGQVVETCVGGDKALRYLAPTATSKDIYNLDRIVHYVGMAWENIIKSSSDKIRYFSDQQ